A region of the Mangifera indica cultivar Alphonso chromosome 10, CATAS_Mindica_2.1, whole genome shotgun sequence genome:
ttaaaattttataaataaataaaataagaatttaatagcttctttttaaattttttttattgaagtaaCAGAAATACCGGTATTTCGTACCATTTCGTgcatgaaaaaaacaaattatgaaGAAAATCAAATCGAAAACCAGACAAATCCcttcttctttattttaatcTTCTCAAAACCCTCTTCATAATCTTTCTCTCTCATCAAGATTTGGTAAACTTTTcacttcttcttcctcctttctttttcttatttattattatttccacTCTGTTCTTGGATTCTTCTGctttttaaatcattaaatttgGCTTGGAATCCGTCAAATTAATctttgtttgataatattttggaaatattatttatataaacttttgcATGATTTGAGGTGTCCAAGATTTTTTAAGAAGAATTGGTGTCCCAATTgggattaatttatatattttttatatgcatttgtGAGAATTTGCTCAAAGAGGGttcattttaatgtttataGATAGAATTTTGGACCCTTTTGGGAGATTGGAGATgaggttgtttttgtttttgctgtTGTTGGTGCCGTAGTAATTTGTGTGATTTGAAACTGTTTGTTTTTGTGTCAAAAAGAATATAGTGTGGAGACTTGGCTTTTTTTAAATGGGAAATCATTGTGTTGCAAGGCCTTTAAAGGATTGTATTCATCAACCAATTTCGAACTCACTTTGGTGGTCGAAATCAACATTTGAATTCATATATCATCCCAAGAAAagaagagttaaaaaaaaatctgtgaCTAAAGAATCTGAAGACCATAGTGATAATTCACAGAAGCCTCCATCACCAATGAAGATAGTTAAAGAAGCTAACTTAGAGGTTAAGCAACTGACTAAGAAATCTATGCAAAAGACTTCAATAAAGAAGCAGGATCATGAGAATATTAGGCCTGATGATCCTGCAAAACCAAAGAGGCCTCACAAAGTGAGGAGAATGGCGAGTGCAGGGCTTTGCACAGATTCAGTTCTGCAAACGAAAACATGTCACCTGAAGGAGCACTATAACTTGGGGCAAAAGCTAGGAAGTGGACAATTTGGGACTACTTTTCTCGTTACAGAGAAAGGGACTGGAAAAGAGTATGCTTGCAAGTCAATTGCAAAGAGGAAATTGCTCACAATTGATGATGTGGAAGATGTGAGGAGGGAAGTTCAGATCATGCATCATTTAGCAGGTCATTCTAATGTGGTTACAATCAAAGGGGCTTATGAGGACTCTGTCGCTGTTCATGTTGTGATGGAGTTGTGCCAAGGTGGGGAGCTATTTGATAGGATTGTTCAGAGGGGGCATTATACTGAAAGAAAAGCAGCTCAACTAGCTAGGACTATAGTTGGTTTTGTAGAAACCTGCCACTCTTTAGGGGTTATGCATCGTGATCTTAAGCTGAGAATTTCTGTTCGTCAATGAGGAGGAGGAATCACCTCTCAAGGCAATAGACTTCGGATTNNNNNNNNNNNNNNNNNNNNNNNNNNNNNNNNNNNNNNNNNNNNNNNNNNNNNNNNNNNNNNNNNNNNNNNNNNNNNNNNNNNNNNNNNNNNNNNNNNNNNNNNNNNNNNNNNNNNNNNNNNNNNNNNNNNNNNNNNNNNNNNNNNNNNNNNNNNNNNNNNNNNNNNNNNNNNNNNNNNNNNNNNNNNNNNNNNNNNNNNNNNNNNNNNNNNNNNNNNNNNNNNNNNNNNNNNNNNNNNNNNNNNNNNNNNNNNNNNNNNNNNNNNNNNNNNNNNNNNNNNNNNNNNNNNNNNNNNNNNNNNNNNNNNNNNNNNNNNNNNNNNNNNNNNNNNNNNNNNNNNNNNNNNNNNNNNNNNNNNNNNNNNNNNNNNNNNNNNNNNNNNNNNNNNNNNNNNNNNNNNNNNNNNNNNNNNNNNNNNNNNNNNNNNNNNNNNNNNNNNNNNNNNNNNNNNNNNNNNNNNNNNNNNNNNNNNNNNNNNNNNNNNNNNNNNNNNNNNNNNtatacctgagggtattacatctTCGTTGATTCTAGAAGAATCGACAAAGATGCACATCTTCGTCGATTCATTTGGAATCGATGAAGATTTCGTCAATTCAAACAAATCGATGCGTCTTTGTTGCCACTTCTTCCACTGGAGAGTGAAGATCTGGTGGCTGACAAGTAGTGGGTTGAAGCATTATCGTTGGTTGCTGGACGAAGAACTTCTGGAAAataaattctaggttttggggggagaatgttatttttaaaagttagaaaactttagatagtAGTGaggttattagtttttaaaactgtgggagaaaaatataataaatttatatttttaatataattaatgaaataacgattttacccttactttttttaacagaagttagtcCATGAGTGAGACTTCGGGTTTTTTTAAACTCTATGGATGTGACTTCAAGAATGTACTAAAACTTGGGgatgaaatagtcatttggcctaaaataaaagGTTGAGAGATTAGAAAAgtaaacatgcaatatatagTTGTTCGTTACAACCCAATTATATCCActtttttatgttatctttCTTGAAGTgttccattaatattttattgatgaaaccccaatcaagttttattttataacacaaataacttttaaaatggtATTAACCTTTACACAGAATAGAGATTAAATTCTCTAACCTTAATAAAAACGAAATTCACCATTTTACAAtaagaatttatataaattgaaaataaaaactctCTTATATCATTCTACATATaatctaatttagttttaaattatctttGGTTTATCCAACTaaatttcatctaaaaattaaaaaaaaatgttaaccttttttttttaattattattaaaccaCATCTAATTAACGGACTCTATTAAAACGTGCGAGCTCCAATGAACTCATGCAAACAGGTGGAGCAGTTCAACAAGCAGCCCAGCTCAACCCATAACACGCTGCCAAAACGCAAAACACATGTCAGAATTAGCAATTCATCGCCACGTTTCTCCTAGAAAGAGCAATgaaataagtacatatttttTGAGCCGATGGAGTAgttttcacccaaaatttaatttatttttaaatatatatttatgagattttataaattcaaatatttatttattcttaaattttcattaaaattgatattaaatataagaataaaattattattttaataatattattaaaattttatcttatttttttctcgaattttaaaaattatcaattttatttttgtctaaatttttcaatttttgaaaaaccaaATTTCTCTACCAAATTTaggttttttctttctcttctcttaccATTGACGGTTGCCTCTTTTCACCCTAAACccaattatcatttttgtcgtcgtctctctcttttcttgtCATTACCATCAAATGCAAATGAAAGGATAACAAAAGACAATGTTTATTATCCAGCTTTGGATAACAAACCAGACGATAAAAGCATCATTCAGATAAAAGTTTTGTCCTTTGTCGTCACGAGAGAAAGAGTTGTCATGATAGCGCATTATCAAGAGAGAAACACTAGAGAGGGAGGTCGCCATTTACCAGATTTGTTTTCCAAACTCTAAgggaaaatgtgactttttcataatttaattctaGAAAAGatagttagttttttaaatcaaaaaagaaaaatgacatgtaattttatttattttaatattactgataaaataataattttatccttaatctaacaaaaaatttttaggtatatgaaaatagactaaaccatagataaatttttaaatttttaaaattttacaaatatatatttgtcctTACACCAAACTTTAGgtaagaaatagtcctttaacCATTTTTCaacacataattaataatataattaatatattataaatattaacctacctctaatttaaaatcaattacccatataatattatattaattatatcctTGTTACCAAAAATGCTAGTAACGTGgcgatatattataattttattagtccattTATCGCACACGGAACTCACATGATTTCTCTTAAAACCCTCAACTTTAAGAAAATTATGCTAccaattatagttttaaaactGCCAACTACATCCTtatcttttaattcttcttgCCACCAACCTCTCATCCCACTAAAATTCGCAAACGAGCCTCTCATTTTATCGCCAAAACAACTCTGCATCTTAATTATAAggtatctattttttttctatactatccaaaagttttttttttttttttttttctgtttgctCAAGTTTCCACTTCAGTAATTTTCTGGGTTATTCTATTATCTGTCTTTTACATGATTGATGGGTTGTGGGTACTTTTATTTCCTCTCAATTTTAGCATTTATTTTCTCTTGATTCTTCAAAATTGTcgatttcatttgattttacaGTTACTTTCTGTGTAAAATTAGAGTACTTTGTTTTTACCTCTAGTGTTTGTTGAAATGCCTATAAGAACTCAAAGTACTACGTCATTGAgtttcaatttcatcttttctttcgTTAATTCTCCACATTAGACCGAATCATGTGAATTTATTTCTCACTGTGTAAAATTAGAGTACTTAATTTATGCAATcaagtgtttgatgaaatgcaattgagaaattaaattattatgtattgaGTTTGTAACTAATTGTAAGATTAATCAAATTGATTAGGAGCATTGATGGAACAAGCTGAGTTATTGAGAGGTGACAAACTCATGTTAAGGGGGTTGAAGTTTCATGGCTTTCATGGGGTGAAGCCTGAAGAAAGAAAACTAGGCCAGAAGTTTTTGATTGATGTAGATGCTTGGATGGATCTTAGAACTGCTGGCAAAACTGATTGCCTGTCAGATACTGTTAGTTATACAGACATTTATCGGTAAGTGAAAATTTTTGACATCCTTGTCTATGTTTCTtgaaattgtttatattatgaTAATGATGCTTTCTCTAAATATATGCATTTGATTGTTAATATTTCAATTGATGTGTTTGTGGAGCATTGAATTGTGCTAAATGTGAACAATTTGAGTGATCGTTAACATTACAAAGTAGTAATATTGGTTGTGAGTGATTGGTAAATTTTGCTTTCAAATGTGCTTTTGAGTTTCAGAAATACTGTATATGACTTTGGTAAATTCTGCTTTGGGTAAGGATTGTGGTTCCATTTTTATTATaccaattttaacacaaaaaatttagctattagaataatttattttgaatgacTAAGGTTGGTTCTAATTTATGTCGTTGAAAAGGTGTAATCATTATGCATTTTTAGAATGAATCTCAATCAACCAATTGCACCATCTAACAACTCAAAATTTGGTACcgtattttttatcaaataagtGGTGCCAATGgaaaattctatatttttaatgttatacaTATTCCTCTACTTCTTAAACCTACTATCAGAAAGGATGATTTTTCCAAAAGGgttctttgaaatattttactAAACACCTGAAGTGAATTTTAATGGGATCTTGTTCATTGACATGTTTGTATTTTGGTTGCTTGGATTAGTAAGTGTATGCCTTCTTTGACATAAGTTACTTTTGATGGTTTGAACTGGTGAACTAACAGCATAGTTGAGGAAGTTGTGGAAGGACAACCTCATAATCTTCTCGAGTCGGTGGCACAACTCATTGCTTCAAACACTCTGTCAAAACACTCTCAAATTTCTGCCGTAAGAGTAAAGGTTGGGAAGCCTCATGTTGCTGTTCATGGTCCTCTTGACTACCTTGGGGTTGAGATCCTTAGATACAGAAATATTGATGGACCCAAGTGCTAGGCACTTGGAATTCACATGAACATCCAgcatttcttttgtattttcttgcagttttatttttttcttcaccaaACTTCTGAAAACCTCAGTTGGTGATGgttcaaagttaaattttgttattgttgaatCTAATTGGTCTTAAcattaagggaaattataaaaaatggccaaaataccctcccactaagcaaaaatgcccaaagtcactattttcaagcaaaaatgctcaaattcactatttctaagcaaaaatgcctatgattttttctaaaatgtcaaaattacccttctcctTATTTGTATAAACCCTCTTCACTCATTATAAGGggtgaaatgaaattttattaaaattagaggggtattttgatattaaacattgtaagagcattataaatttctcaatgaaattttaggaatagataattgaggagtattttgatagtaaacattgtagtagcattataaatgaaatttcagttcaacttttagaatttcaccgttttatgatatatcgactcgtatttttcagattttcgaagaatttttcaattgttgccattatagggtatttcaacttttagaatttgaatttcaattctgttttttcgaatttcaccgttttatgatatatcgattcgtattttttagatttttgaagaatttttcgattgttgccaatctagggtattttaacttttagaattcgaatttcagtttcgttttttcgaatttcaccgttttacgatatatcgactcgtattttctagattttcgaagaattttttgattgttaccattctagggtatttcaagttttagaattcgaatttcagttctgttttctcgaattttaccgttttaggatatataaactcgaataacatgttatgaataaataaatatattgaaatatcttagaatgccaataattaaaaaattacttgaaaatctaaaaaacagatctaaatttataaaactatatgttcaaatagcttatgaacgagaaaaccgaaaaatcgatcaaaaatttcgtaattacatcgtaaaatatgtctaaaaaagcacatcataattacaaatatcaaatttgaaaattacatatgaaaaaagtctagtctggtcacaaacaaactcaaaatcataaaaaccgaaaatcctaaatttgataaaataataaaactgcataatacacattgaaacagttttattttggcctccaaattcaGTGCAACCAGCGAAGCTAGTtgtcgttatagagctcgaaacgagcttcgcgttgatatattataggcctcgtaactcctcccggatcaaaagttatgactGTTCAAAGTCCGtctcatataaaccctatagttttaaaaaagttaatttccacccaacagCCCACTGTCAtgtgacaaatttcaaaaaagtctACAGTGGAATGAGGACTCTCACACaactccctaatattttgaaaacactaagTAAGCCCCTTAACCCACTGTCAACAGTGGGAGAAATCGTCCGACAATgtgaaacactgttcccactgtCAAACTGCCGAATGTTTCGGAAGGAATTTTCTGCCAAAATTCGTCGTTtcagcctccaatttcaacacaaatcaaatctacatagactataacacaaaacccctcaaccaattcaacgaaatcaaccaagaatcaaaacatttcaagcattgttcaaaatcgaaacctaaaccctaaaccgcaaaatctcactcaaatctcaataatatgaataataacttgattcaaacaagatgacgAAAGATATTTTAACGCGCTGTGTCATTTTCGGTTGTCGAAACCCACGAAAATGGTTGGAAATCCAGCTGACAATGGGACAGgggaaatttcaaattttccctTGTTTTTGAATAGTGATTTCACAGTGGGAACATGAGAAATTTGttgggtttatatatgggcagtttcggtatttcacaaaagttgggcattttttttatatataggcaGTTTTGgtatttcacaaaagttgggcatttttactttaatatgaattttttgggcaatttcgcttaaacccccttacttttgcctattttttataatttccctaacaTTAATGAATGACATGGAAGATTTGAGTTTGAAGATCTAAGTGATGAAACTTGAATTAATCCTGATAATTTGTTCTAAGTAGATTGGCATAATGTTTTGCTTTCATGGTCCTTGGCTAAGACTTGATTACATAAGCTGCAGCAAAACATGACCATATAGGATCAATCAAGCAAATTTCTGAAATTTTCTTCAATCacataaaatgaaattgaaaggGCATGCAAGTATTATGAATTGTTGCAAATACTGAGATAAAGGCCTTGGGATGTTGGATCAAGGTGATTTCCAGAGCTTTAGTACCTGTGGTAACTGACCTGCAAAAGTTGAAGCAATAAAGAACCAGGGAATTTTAAAAGCGGTTGTTGATATTTCTCCATCAAGAGGGAGATTTCATAATATCCCACAAAGAGAGAAATTGCAATACACTAACCGGGCAAAAAAGAGGACTCCAAGCAAGACAAACAGGAAAAGTTGCTAGATGGAGTAAAATTATGTTCCACCCTTTTTCCAACTGGACAAAGCacaaacaataaacaaacatacacatacttatatatgtcatcacgtAATTTaacgattttaaatttaagataaaataatatttaatcatatgatgacatacataaatatatataaatttatgtatttaaaataggtatatatagtaCTGctcatatatcaaataatctGAAACAAATTGCAACGCATTCAGATGGAAAGCTCGAGAAACAAAGAATACACAAGATGAACGAAAAAGACAGGAGCACAGACGAAGGGGTTAATGGGTCTATACTGTTTTTACTTGGGCTCAATTTCTTTAGAATGATATAACTTATCTTTGTTTCATTAaacttttatatcaaatattaaatttgttaagcttttaatatgcaaaatttttttgggATTTTTCCATATTAGTTTTTT
Encoded here:
- the LOC123226697 gene encoding dihydroneopterin aldolase 1-like, coding for MEQAELLRGDKLMLRGLKFHGFHGVKPEERKLGQKFLIDVDAWMDLRTAGKTDCLSDTVSYTDIYRIVEEVVEGQPHNLLESVAQLIASNTLSKHSQISAVRVKVGKPHVAVHGPLDYLGVEILRYRNIDGPKC